In Mycoplasma suis str. Illinois, a single window of DNA contains:
- the pth gene encoding aminoacyl-tRNA hydrolase — protein MKVIIALGNPGKEYENTRHNVGFHILDKFHSLHNCSPFENFLGSQISKGNFLNGNKFILCKPYEFMNNSGKTFIKLFHFLKLDINNVLLIYDELDVPLGSYTLTKRKEKKISHNGVRDLENFFPLDSILKIKVGIRPQSGKNLIIKDFVMDKFSPEEEKQISSLEKNFFSIIEKFISLNEKEIQNPINYIKR, from the coding sequence ATGAAGGTAATAATAGCTTTAGGAAATCCAGGAAAAGAATATGAAAACACAAGGCATAATGTTGGTTTTCATATTCTAGATAAATTCCATTCACTACATAATTGCTCTCCATTTGAGAACTTTTTAGGCTCTCAAATATCAAAAGGTAATTTTCTGAATGGAAATAAATTTATTCTTTGCAAACCTTATGAATTTATGAATAATTCAGGAAAAACATTCATAAAGTTATTTCACTTTCTGAAATTAGACATAAATAATGTCCTATTAATTTATGACGAGCTAGATGTTCCTTTGGGGAGTTACACACTAACTAAGAGGAAAGAAAAGAAAATTTCTCACAATGGAGTGAGAGATTTAGAAAATTTCTTTCCTCTTGATAGTATTCTGAAAATAAAAGTAGGTATTAGACCTCAAAGCGGGAAAAATCTAATAATTAAAGATTTTGTTATGGATAAGTTTTCTCCAGAAGAGGAAAAACAAATATCTTCATTAGAGAAGAATTTCTTTTCTATTATTGAAAAATTTATTTCCCTAAACGAAAAAGAGATTCAAAATCCAATAAATTACATCAAAAGATAA
- the nrdI gene encoding class Ib ribonucleoside-diphosphate reductase assembly flavoprotein NrdI: MQLWFASRTGKVETIVSKLQLKNVFRIFNGKEVATEEYILFTYTDGEGEVPKVVTTFLELNHHLLRGVIGSGNKNFGKNFCKSVHIINEKYNVPILMKFDLGGNRTAIEQLKTVLTELNLS; this comes from the coding sequence ATGCAACTTTGATTCGCAAGTAGAACTGGAAAAGTTGAAACAATTGTTTCAAAATTACAGCTCAAAAATGTTTTTAGAATTTTTAATGGAAAGGAAGTTGCAACAGAAGAATATATTCTATTTACTTACACAGATGGTGAAGGAGAAGTTCCAAAAGTTGTAACAACTTTTCTGGAACTTAATCACCATTTGTTAAGGGGAGTTATTGGAAGTGGAAATAAAAACTTCGGAAAAAACTTCTGTAAGTCCGTACATATAATAAATGAAAAATATAATGTCCCCATACTTATGAAATTTGATCTTGGGGGAAACAGAACAGCTATTGAACAGTTAAAAACTGTTTTAACTGAACTAAATCTAAGTTAG
- the nrdF gene encoding class 1b ribonucleoside-diphosphate reductase subunit beta, whose protein sequence is MYLFKSNSKDLWEGVNWNEVNVEFTKTFWDQNVRQFWVDEEIPLSGDKLVWQARLTEKEKDVYVKVLVSLTLLDTHQGAIGMNRICLAVPDLPTKAVLQFMAMMEQMHAKSYSSIFCTLLSTEQINELFEWIKKEPSLQKKVDIVVSYYENIKDQESLYMAMVASVFLESFLFYSGFFYMLYLSSQGLMINSGEIINLIIRDEAIHGLYIGNLASKLFSTFDSEKQEKLKKQVYSLLEELMENEIEYTEKVYSPINLVGEVIQFLKYNANKALQNLDLEEKYDVTENDINPMIFNGLNTSTKNHDFFSTKGNGYIKTTHVETIQDEDFIF, encoded by the coding sequence ATGTACTTGTTTAAGAGCAACTCAAAAGACCTTTGAGAGGGGGTAAATTGAAATGAAGTTAATGTGGAATTTACTAAGACATTTTGAGATCAAAATGTAAGACAATTTTGAGTTGATGAAGAAATTCCTTTAAGTGGGGATAAGTTAGTTTGACAAGCTAGATTAACTGAAAAAGAAAAAGATGTTTATGTGAAAGTTTTGGTATCCTTAACACTTCTTGATACTCATCAGGGAGCTATAGGTATGAATAGGATTTGTCTGGCTGTGCCAGACCTTCCAACTAAAGCTGTTTTGCAATTCATGGCAATGATGGAACAAATGCACGCAAAAAGTTATTCTTCCATTTTTTGTACTTTGCTAAGCACAGAACAAATAAATGAATTATTTGAGTGAATAAAGAAAGAACCTAGTCTACAAAAGAAAGTAGACATAGTTGTCTCTTACTATGAGAATATAAAGGATCAAGAATCCCTTTATATGGCAATGGTTGCCTCTGTATTTCTAGAATCCTTCTTGTTCTATTCAGGATTCTTCTATATGCTTTATCTTTCTTCACAGGGATTAATGATTAATAGTGGAGAAATCATTAATTTAATAATTCGTGATGAAGCTATTCACGGACTTTATATAGGAAATTTAGCTTCTAAGTTGTTTTCTACTTTTGATTCGGAAAAACAAGAAAAATTGAAGAAACAAGTTTACAGTCTTCTTGAAGAATTAATGGAAAACGAAATAGAATACACAGAAAAGGTTTATTCTCCAATTAATTTAGTTGGAGAAGTAATTCAATTTTTGAAGTACAATGCCAATAAGGCTTTGCAAAATCTGGATTTAGAAGAAAAATATGATGTAACTGAAAATGACATTAATCCAATGATCTTTAATGGATTAAATACCTCAACTAAGAATCATGACTTTTTCTCAACTAAAGGGAATGGTTACATTAAGACTACTCACGTAGAAACAATTCAAGACGAAGACTTTATTTTTTAG
- the rpmF gene encoding 50S ribosomal protein L32, with the protein MAVSPRRVSKTKKRMRNSHSGIKSFHPLQQCPKCAKITKLHMVCACGYYRNKRIIQQPEKKE; encoded by the coding sequence ATGGCAGTATCACCAAGACGAGTTTCCAAAACAAAAAAAAGAATGAGAAATTCTCATTCTGGAATAAAGAGTTTTCATCCATTACAACAATGTCCTAAATGTGCTAAAATTACAAAACTTCATATGGTTTGTGCATGCGGTTATTACAGAAATAAGAGAATTATCCAACAACCAGAAAAAAAGGAGTAA